In Deltaproteobacteria bacterium, the following proteins share a genomic window:
- a CDS encoding nucleotidyl transferase AbiEii/AbiGii toxin family protein, which translates to MDREQRSNWIFEVLSHILKALGGNSRIRESLIFKGAMVLNQHLGTPRMSLDIDSNLDAEFTRQHPDKIVQKTFLEESISEALTRYFEDQDPVRFKVSHIRVEPNPIKGHPLGWDAFLIRISLIDYEKLGVRDLPGLRVDVAAPETLSDDSVVVLPLGDVTVKAYSLERIAGEKARAFLSSLPAYREKLDKRPKAIRVKDLYDLTRIIQARPINDKIFWKKAGEEFFLASESRYVDCEGLKTFRENWEVTSRLFSEDPIIPTDISIADVENTLVAITDYWESINLLPFSFPLPG; encoded by the coding sequence ATGGATAGAGAGCAACGAAGCAATTGGATATTTGAAGTTCTCTCCCATATTTTAAAGGCGCTTGGAGGAAATTCCCGCATTAGAGAAAGTCTGATTTTCAAGGGCGCCATGGTGCTCAATCAACACCTGGGAACACCTAGAATGTCCCTCGATATTGACAGCAATCTTGATGCCGAATTTACACGTCAACACCCAGACAAAATAGTTCAGAAGACCTTTCTCGAAGAAAGCATATCGGAAGCATTGACCAGATATTTTGAGGATCAGGACCCGGTAAGATTTAAGGTAAGTCACATACGCGTTGAACCTAATCCTATTAAAGGTCATCCATTGGGATGGGATGCTTTTCTGATAAGAATATCCTTAATTGATTACGAGAAGTTGGGTGTAAGAGACCTACCTGGTCTTAGAGTTGACGTTGCTGCTCCAGAAACCTTGTCAGACGATTCGGTAGTCGTCCTTCCGTTGGGTGATGTCACTGTAAAAGCTTATTCCCTGGAGCGTATTGCAGGAGAGAAAGCGCGCGCGTTTTTGAGTTCTTTACCTGCATATAGAGAAAAGCTTGATAAGCGGCCTAAAGCCATCCGGGTTAAAGATTTGTATGACTTGACACGAATTATCCAAGCCAGGCCAATCAACGATAAGATATTCTGGAAAAAGGCCGGGGAGGAATTTTTTCTGGCAAGTGAATCAAGGTATGTTGATTGTGAAGGGCTTAAAACTTTCAGGGAAAATTGGGAGGTTACAAGCAGGTTGTTTTCTGAAGACCCGATCATACCCACCGACATCAGTATCGCAGATGTTGAAAACACTTTAGTAGCGATTACTGATTACTGGGAGAGCATAAACCTTTTACCTTTCAGTTTTCCTTTGCCGGGATAG